The following proteins are co-located in the Phragmites australis chromosome 10, lpPhrAust1.1, whole genome shotgun sequence genome:
- the LOC133930391 gene encoding putative heat stress transcription factor A-6a encodes MENPAVKVKREEEVVVVVLDADGDEHLPGGAAPAPVPLQMALASEAAPFVSKTFELVEDPATDGVVSWGAAWNSFVVWDPHTFAARLLPRRFKHANFSTFLRQLNTYGFRKVSPDRWEFAHADFLAGQRHLIANIRRRRGVGGTSAPPSSGAAGGGSGREGEVERLRQDREALGRELARLRRGQQEARAQLQDMERRVRGTERRQEQCTAFLARAVRNPAFLDGLLERRGAPVEAGKKRRLLDAATTPDVAEVLAFEELALAASAEVEAASIQAVKAAQSAGATTTDMIWYKLLGEKQSEMDVEVEELVAAAAAEPWEEIGEEEVQELVQQIDLLGSPTSY; translated from the exons ATGGAGAACCCCGCTGTAAAGGTcaagcgggaggaggaggtggtggtggtggtgctggacGCCGACGGCGATGAGCATTTGCCCGGaggcgcggcgccggcgccggtgccTTTGCAGATGGCGTTGGCGTCTGAGGCTGCGCCGTTCGTGTCCAAGACGTTCGAGTTGGTGGAGGACCCGGCGACGGACGGCGTGGTGTCGTGGGGCGCGGCGTGGAACAGCTTCGTGGTGTGGGACCCGCACACCTTCGCCGCGCGGCTCCTCCCGCGCCGCTTCAAGCACGCCAACTTCTCCACCTTCCTCCGACAGCTCAACACCTAC GGATTTCGCAAGGTGAGCCCGGACAGGTGGGAGTTCGCGCACGCCGACTTCCTCGCCGGGCAGCGCCACCTCATCGCCaacatccgccgccgccgcggggttGGGGGCACCTCGGCGCCGCCGTCGTCCGgtgcggccggcggcggcagcggccgtgAGGGGGAGGTGGAGAGACTGCGTCAGGACCGGGAGGCGCTGGGGCGGGAGCTGGCGCGGCTGCGGCGCGGGCAGCAGGAGGCCCGCGCGCAGCTGCAGGACATGGAGCGCCGCGTGCGGGGCACCGAGCGGCGGCAGGAGCAGTGCACGGCCTTCCTCGCGCGCGCCGTCCGGAACCCGGCCTTCCTGGACGGCCTACTGGAGCGCCGCGGTGCGCCCGTCGAGGCCGGCAAGAAGCGGCGGCTTCTCGACGCCGCGACCACGCCCGACGTGGCGGAGGTCCTGGCCTTCGAAGAGCTCGCCCTGGCGGCGAGCGCCGAGGTCGAGGCGGCTTCCATCCAGGCCGTGAAGGCGGCCCAGAGCGCGGGCGCCACCACCACGGACATGATATGGTACAAGCTGCTGGGGGAGAAGCAGTCGGAGATGgacgtggaggtggaggagctcgtcgcagccgccgccgccgagccgtGGGAGGAGATTGGCGAGGAGGAGGTGCAGGAGCTGGTGCAGCAGATTGACCTCCTGGGATCCCCCACCTCTTATTGA